Proteins encoded together in one Solanum lycopersicum chromosome 7, SLM_r2.1 window:
- the LOC101255415 gene encoding protein NDL1-like isoform X1, whose protein sequence is MADSNSSTDSVSIDVETIYLGGKEHIVRTGCGSVSVIVYGDQEKPPLITYPDLALNHMSCFQGLFFCPEAASLLLHNFCIYHISPPGHELGAAAICPEEPVPSVDDLADQIVEVLNYFGLRSVMCMGVTAGAYILTLFAIKHRERVLGLILVSPVCRAPSWSEWFYNKVMSNLLYFYGMCGLLKDFLLYRYFSKEVRGSAEVPESDIAQACRKLLDERQSINILRFLQAIGRRPDITQGLKKLQCRTLIFVGDSSPFHSEALHMTAKLDRRFSALVEVQECGSMVTEEQPHAMLIPMEYFLMGYGLYRPNQFSGSPRSPLSPSCIAPELLSPESMGLKLKPIKTRIESKLPGAQ, encoded by the exons ATGGCAGATTCTAATTCAAGTACCGATTCTGTTTCCATTGATGTTGAGACCATTTATCTTGGCGGAAAG GAGCATATTGTACGGACTGGCTGCGGCTCTGTCTCTGTTATAGTTTATGGAGACCAAGAGAAGCCACCATTAATAACTTATCCAGATTTAGCTCTAAATC ATATGTCGTGTTTCCAGGGATTGTTCTTCTGTCCGGAAGCAGCTTCATTGCTGCTCCATAACTTTTGCATTTACCACATAAGTCCTCCGGGGCATGAG TTGGGAGCTGCAGCAATTTGTCCAGAGGAGCCTGTACCTTCAGTGGATGATTTGGCAGATCAGATAGTTGAGGTTCTTAACTATTTTGG GCTGCGGTCAGTTATGTGTATGGGAGTAACAGCTGGTGCTTATATACTCACCTTATTTGCT ATAAAACATAGGGAACGTGTTCTTGGTTTGATTCTTGTTTCCCCTGTATGCAGAGCACCTTCTTGGAGCGAATGGTTTTATAATAAG GTCATGTCGAATTTACTTTACTTCTATGGAATGTGTGGTCTGCTGAAAGACTTTTTATTATACCGCTACTTCAGCAAG GAGGTTCGGGGGTCTGCAGAAGTTCCAGAATCAGATATAGCTCAAGCATGCAGAAAA TTGCTAGATGAGAGGCAAAGCATAAACATTTTACGGTTTCTACAAGCTATTGGCAG GAGACCAGATATCACACAAGGATTGAAGAAACTACAATGTCGAACCCTCATATTTGTTGGGGATAGTTCTCCTTTCCATTCCGAGGCTCTCCACATGACTGCTAAATTGGATAGACGATTCAGTGCCTTAGTAGAG GTACAGGAGTGTGGATCAATGGTGACAGAAGAACAGCCACATGCAATGTTGATACCAATGGAGTATTTCCTCATGGGATATGGACTATACAGACCTAACCAGTTCAGTGGCAGCCCAAGGAGTCCTCTTAGTCCATCTTGTATCGCCCCCGAGCTTCTCTCTCCAGAGAGCATGGGGCTCAAACTCAAACCTATCAAGACCCGGATTGAATCCAAGCTCCCCGGTGCAcaatga
- the LOC101255415 gene encoding protein NDL1-like isoform X2: MSCFQGLFFCPEAASLLLHNFCIYHISPPGHELGAAAICPEEPVPSVDDLADQIVEVLNYFGLRSVMCMGVTAGAYILTLFAIKHRERVLGLILVSPVCRAPSWSEWFYNKVMSNLLYFYGMCGLLKDFLLYRYFSKEVRGSAEVPESDIAQACRKLLDERQSINILRFLQAIGRRPDITQGLKKLQCRTLIFVGDSSPFHSEALHMTAKLDRRFSALVEVQECGSMVTEEQPHAMLIPMEYFLMGYGLYRPNQFSGSPRSPLSPSCIAPELLSPESMGLKLKPIKTRIESKLPGAQ; this comes from the exons ATGTCGTGTTTCCAGGGATTGTTCTTCTGTCCGGAAGCAGCTTCATTGCTGCTCCATAACTTTTGCATTTACCACATAAGTCCTCCGGGGCATGAG TTGGGAGCTGCAGCAATTTGTCCAGAGGAGCCTGTACCTTCAGTGGATGATTTGGCAGATCAGATAGTTGAGGTTCTTAACTATTTTGG GCTGCGGTCAGTTATGTGTATGGGAGTAACAGCTGGTGCTTATATACTCACCTTATTTGCT ATAAAACATAGGGAACGTGTTCTTGGTTTGATTCTTGTTTCCCCTGTATGCAGAGCACCTTCTTGGAGCGAATGGTTTTATAATAAG GTCATGTCGAATTTACTTTACTTCTATGGAATGTGTGGTCTGCTGAAAGACTTTTTATTATACCGCTACTTCAGCAAG GAGGTTCGGGGGTCTGCAGAAGTTCCAGAATCAGATATAGCTCAAGCATGCAGAAAA TTGCTAGATGAGAGGCAAAGCATAAACATTTTACGGTTTCTACAAGCTATTGGCAG GAGACCAGATATCACACAAGGATTGAAGAAACTACAATGTCGAACCCTCATATTTGTTGGGGATAGTTCTCCTTTCCATTCCGAGGCTCTCCACATGACTGCTAAATTGGATAGACGATTCAGTGCCTTAGTAGAG GTACAGGAGTGTGGATCAATGGTGACAGAAGAACAGCCACATGCAATGTTGATACCAATGGAGTATTTCCTCATGGGATATGGACTATACAGACCTAACCAGTTCAGTGGCAGCCCAAGGAGTCCTCTTAGTCCATCTTGTATCGCCCCCGAGCTTCTCTCTCCAGAGAGCATGGGGCTCAAACTCAAACCTATCAAGACCCGGATTGAATCCAAGCTCCCCGGTGCAcaatga